A genomic region of Rheinheimera sp. MMS21-TC3 contains the following coding sequences:
- a CDS encoding glutathione S-transferase family protein, protein MKLFGSQTSPYVRRIRLALADKPFQLIMLNIFDGPDRATLIKYNPARKVPMLLDGEQIVFDSGVIYRYIAEKFSWPKLSWQQENQLTIINAANDSMIELLLCKRSGFDIDPNKLFYSLQHERIEGAFKVLEQQVSAGQFNQWHYPAIALFCLLDWALYRELISLQAFTHLKQFHQQHLQQPGVAKSDPRLG, encoded by the coding sequence ATGAAACTATTTGGTTCACAAACGTCACCTTATGTCAGACGGATCCGTTTAGCGCTAGCTGATAAACCTTTTCAGTTAATTATGCTAAATATTTTTGATGGTCCAGATCGTGCTACTTTAATTAAATACAATCCAGCACGTAAAGTACCAATGCTTCTAGATGGTGAACAGATTGTTTTCGACTCTGGTGTCATTTATCGCTATATTGCCGAAAAATTTAGTTGGCCAAAGTTAAGTTGGCAACAAGAAAATCAACTTACAATTATTAATGCTGCTAATGATTCAATGATTGAGCTATTACTCTGTAAGCGTTCAGGATTTGATATTGACCCCAATAAGTTGTTTTATAGTTTACAGCATGAGCGGATAGAAGGTGCTTTTAAGGTACTTGAACAGCAAGTAAGTGCGGGACAATTTAATCAGTGGCATTATCCTGCAATCGCTTTATTTTGCTTATTAGACTGGGCTTTATATCGTGAATTAATTTCATTACAAGCCTTTACACATTTAAAGCAGTTTCATCAGCAACATCTGCAACAGCCTGGTGTGGCTAAGAGTGATCCCAGACTAGGCTAG
- the dcd gene encoding dCTP deaminase, protein MRLCDRDIEQHLAQGKIIIEPAPDANMISGVSVDIRLGNKFRVFQAHTAPYIDLSGPRDEVDKALNNVMSDEIYIADGEKFILHPGELALAMTLESVTLPDNIVGWLDGRSSLARLGLMVHVTAHRIDPGWSGNIVLEFINSGKLPLALRPKMKIGALNFELMTGSADRPYNKRLDAKYQQQSGAVASRIGHDDKS, encoded by the coding sequence ATGAGACTGTGTGATCGTGATATTGAACAACATTTAGCACAAGGCAAAATTATTATTGAGCCAGCCCCTGATGCCAATATGATAAGTGGTGTCAGTGTAGATATTCGTTTAGGTAATAAGTTTCGTGTCTTTCAAGCTCATACCGCACCTTATATCGATTTAAGCGGGCCCAGAGATGAAGTTGATAAAGCGTTAAATAATGTAATGAGTGATGAGATTTATATTGCTGATGGTGAAAAATTTATTTTACATCCTGGTGAATTGGCATTAGCCATGACTTTAGAGTCAGTGACCTTGCCTGATAATATAGTTGGCTGGTTAGATGGTCGCTCATCTTTAGCCCGCTTAGGTTTAATGGTGCATGTGACTGCGCATAGAATAGATCCTGGTTGGTCGGGAAATATTGTTTTAGAGTTTATTAATAGTGGTAAATTACCTTTAGCGCTGCGGCCTAAAATGAAAATAGGTGCGCTTAACTTTGAGTTAATGACAGGTTCAGCCGATAGACCTTATAACAAAAGGCTTGATGCTAAATATCAACAACAAAGCGGTGCTGTTGCCAGCCGCATAGGTCATGATGATAAAAGTTAA
- a CDS encoding YaeQ family protein, which produces MALKATIFKVQLQIADMDRHYYQDHQFTLAQHPSENDQRMMVRLLAFAINASENIAFTKGLSSEDDEPELWDKDLNGDIALWVEFGQSEEKWLRKASGRAKQVQLFCYGGRSVPIWWKNNEQSLARYQNLTVFNIPETAVTEMAQLVSRNMVLQCNISEGQIWLSNDQQSVLIEPEVLQRSQHN; this is translated from the coding sequence GGATCGACATTATTATCAAGATCATCAATTTACCTTAGCTCAGCATCCATCAGAAAATGACCAACGTATGATGGTTAGGCTCTTGGCTTTTGCCATTAACGCTAGCGAAAACATTGCCTTTACCAAAGGCTTAAGCAGCGAAGATGATGAACCTGAGCTTTGGGATAAAGATTTAAATGGCGACATTGCGCTTTGGGTTGAGTTTGGTCAAAGTGAAGAGAAGTGGCTTCGTAAAGCCAGTGGTCGAGCTAAGCAAGTACAGTTATTTTGTTACGGTGGCCGCAGTGTACCAATTTGGTGGAAAAACAACGAGCAAAGCTTAGCCCGCTATCAAAATTTAACTGTTTTTAATATACCTGAAACTGCAGTAACTGAGATGGCGCAATTAGTCAGTCGAAATATGGTGTTACAATGCAATATTAGTGAAGGCCAAATTTGGTTATCTAATGACCAACAAAGTGTATTAATAGAGCCTGAGGTTTTACAACGCTCGCAACACAATTAA